The Manihot esculenta cultivar AM560-2 chromosome 11, M.esculenta_v8, whole genome shotgun sequence genome includes a region encoding these proteins:
- the LOC110625850 gene encoding wall-associated receptor kinase 2 — translation MLAFFCLVFLSLTSPITAADSPDVVSGCPDTCGNVHVPYPFGINFTSGISDPGISDPRCALDSSYFIFNCDSSSNPPRLFLGSNMPIHNISVEEGTISVRIDAAYRCYDNTGPIRGFRQSISLGTGPFRFSASRNKLTVVGCDTLALIKDAAETFGSGCISLCDGNMTLQGSCSGFGCCQTSIPMSLKTLNISLASPNNHSRIWPFNPCEFAFIADERTYNVSDLQLSYNPLSPATRRIIDSEVVIEWVVREETCEAASDTNTYACGDNSNCLYSDNGQGYRCVCKDGFRGNPYLPQGCQDIDECEEPDKYKCDGTCKNTFGGYSCRCPLGMRGDGKVGCQGFRITTIAAVVGGILLIMIIALLIIIICKRRRKERNFLENGGMLLKHQRVRIFSEAELVKATKHFDASNLLGEGGFGYVYKGVLADNTQVAVKKPKDLDKARLNQEFQQEIGIVSQVNHKNVVKILGLCLETKVPLLGYEFISNGTLSQHIHQKKSQILANWKNRLRIAAETALALDYLHSLADPPIIHGDVKSSNILLDDSYTAKVSDFGASVLISPGQSDMATKIQGTFGYLDPEYLMTGNLTEKSDVYSFGVVLVELLTGEKPNSSMKLGDKSNIIQYFLSALEDHNLHRILCFDVASENEMEEIGVCAEVAEKCLRSSGMKRPTMKEVAEELGRLRKLHESCWDYSQNSQETEYLLAESSYSAIENGTSKLSQQEILSLRTFDIEYSTYSI, via the exons ATGTTGGCTTTCTTCTGCCTTGTGTTTTTGTCATTAACATCTCCAATAACAGCTGCAGATTCACCAGATGTAGTCTCTGGTTGTCCTGACACATGTGGCAACGTTCACGTCCCATACCCATTTGGAATCAACTTTACATCTGGGATCAGTGACCCTGGGATCAGTGACCCCAGATGTGCTTTAGACAGCTCTTATTTCATCTTCAATTGCGATTCTAGTTCCAATCCTCCTCGTCTATTCTTAGGCAGCAACATGCCAATTCACAATATCTCAGTGGAGGAAGGCACAATCTCTGTCAGAATTGACGCTGCATACAGGTGCTATGACAATACAGGGCCGATCAGAGGCTTCAGGCAGTCCATCAGTTTGGGAACAGGCCCGTTCAGGTTCTCAGCTTCTCGTAACAAGCTCACTGTTGTTGGGTGTGATACCTTAGCCCTGATAAAAGATGCAGCAGAGACTTTTGGCAGTGGCTGTATATCTCTATGCGATGGGAACATGACTCTACAGGGTTCCTGCTCAGGTTTCGGGTGCTGTCAGACGTCAATACCCATGAGTCTCAAGACACTAAATATTAGTCTTGCAAGTCCAAATAATCACAGCAGAATTTGGCCGTTCAATCCTTGTGAATTTGCGTTTATAGCAGATGAAAGAACTTATAATGTTTCTGATCTGCAGCTTTCTTATAATCCACTTTCGCCTGCAACTAGAAGAATTATAGATTCAGAAGTTGTGATTGAATGGGTTGTAAGAGAAGAAACATGTGAAGCAGCTTCAGACACAAACACATATGCCTGTGGAGATAATTCTAATTGCTTGTACTCTGATAATGGCCAAGGATATCGTTGTGTGTGCAAAGATGGGTTCAGAGGAAATCCCTATCTCCCACAAGGATGTCAAG ACATTGATGAGTGCGAAGAGCCAGACAAGTACAAGTGCGATGGCACTTGCAAGAACACTTTCGGGGGTTATAGTTGCCGCTGCCCTCTTGGGATGCGTGGCGATGGAAAAGTTGGTTGTCAAGGATTTCGCATCACTACTATTGCCGCAG TTGTTGGAGGGATTTTGTTGATAATGATTATTGCATTATTGATCATCATTATCTGCAAGAGGAGAAGAAAGGAGAGAAATTTTCTAGAGAATGGAGGCATGTTATTGAAGCATCAACGAGTCAGAATCTTCAGCGAAGCAGAGTTAGTGAAGGCAACCAAGCATTTTGATGCAAGTAATCTCCTTGGAGAAGGAGGATTTGGGTACGTTTACAAAGGAGTTTTAGCAGATAATACTCAGGTTGCTGTAAAAAAGCCCAAAGACTTGGACAAAGCTAGACTCAATCAGGAATTTCAACAAGAAATCGGCATTGTTTCACAAGTTAACCATAAAAATGTTGTGAAGATCTTAGGCCTGTGCTTGGAGACCAAGGTTCCTTTATTAGGTTACGAATTCATTTCAAATGGAACCCTTTCCCAACATATTCATCAGAAGAAGTCTCAGATATTAGCAAACTGGAAAAACCGCCTGAGGATTGCTGCAGAGACTGCACTGGCACTTGACTACTTGCATTCTTTAGCAGATCCTCCAATTATTCATGGAGATGTGAAGTCATCCAACATACTCTTAGACGATAGTTACACTGCAAAAGTATCTGATTTCGGAGCTTCAGTGCTGATTTCTCCAGGTCAATCTGACATGGCAACCAAAATACAAGGGACTTTTGGCTACCTAGATCCTGAGTACCTTATGACAGGAAACTTAACAGAAAAGAGTGATGTTTATAGTTTTGGTGTTGTTCTTGTGGAGCTTTTAACAGGAGAGAAACCAAACTCGAGTATGAAATTGGGGGACAAGAGtaatataattcaatattttcTGTCAGCCCTGGAAGATCATAATCTGCATAGGATACTTTGTTTCGATGTAGCTAGTGAAAATGAAATGGAAGAAATTGGAGTTTGTGCAGAGGTTGCAGAAAAATGCCTGAGAAGTAGTGGCATGAAAAGGCCAACCATGAAAGAAGTTGCTGAAGAGCTTGGAAGGTTGAGAAAGTTGCATGAAAGTTGTTGGGATTATAGCCAAAATAGCCAGGAGACAGAGTACTTGTTGGCTGAATCATCCTACTCTGCCATTGAAAATGGTACTTCAAAGCTTAGCCAACAAGAAATCCTTAGTCTCAGAACTTTTGACATTGAGTATTCTACTTATagcatttga